ACGACAGGGACACCACGAGCGACACGTCGCAGTCCCGGGCCACGTTCAGCACCCGTCGCCGGGAGCCCTCGTCGATCGGCAGCGGCACGGGCACGGCGATCACGCCCGCGGCGAGGCAGCCGAGGAAGGCGGGCGCGAACTCCGGCGCGGTCGGGAACAGCAGCAGCACGCGCGCGCCGGGCGGCACCCTCTCGGCGAGGGCGCGGGCCACGGCCAGCGACCGGCCCCACAGCTGCCCGTAGGTCAGGTCGACGCGCGGGCCGCCGCCGACCGGCGCGATCGACAGCGCCGGCTTCTCGGTCGAGTCCTGCGCATGTTCGGCGAGCCGTGCGATCAGCCCGCCCGGGACGAACCCGGTCATTGCTTTTCCTTCCATGTGAACCGGACGGTCGCCTCGCTCGCGCCGAACATGAGCCGCGGGTCGAGCAGGCGGGTGCCGGCCGGGTCGATCGCGAAGTCCAGGGTGGAGTCGAGCAGTTCACGCAAGGCGATGCGGATCTCCAGGCGCGCCAGCGGCGCGCCCAGGCAGTAGTGGATGCCGTGGCCGAAGGCGATGTGTGGGTTGTGCGAGCGCTCGATGTCGAACACATGCGGGTTCTCGAAGACCCGCGGGTCGCGGTTGGCGGCCGCGATCCACACCGACACCGACTGCCCGGCGGGGATCTCGTGCCCGCCGATCACGACGTCCCGGACGGTCCTGCGTTCCACCCGGGTGGTCTCCGAGCGGTACCGCATGACCTCGTCGATGGCCGAGTCCAGGAGTTCGGGCCGGGCCCGCAGCGCGGCGACGGCCTCCGGGTGCCGTCCGAGGACGATCATCGCGTTCACGAGGGTGATGGTCGCGGCCTGCCCGGTGGACATCAGCAGCGCGACCAGCCCGGCTATCTCGTCGTCGCCGAGGCGCTCGCCGTCGATCTCGGCCGCGATGAGCTTGCTGGTCAGGTCGTCGGTGGGGGCGGCGCGCCGCTGGGCGACGAACCGGTGCAGATACGCCTCGGCGACCTGGGTCAGGGTGAGGACCTTCTGCAGGCCGTTGCCCTCGGCGCTCGGGTCGGCGAGCGCCAGGAGACTCCTCGACCACTGCTGGAACAGCTGCTGCCCCTTGTCGGGAATGCCGAGCATCCGGGCGATGACCGTGGCGACGACCGGTGAGGCGAACTCCCGCACATAGGCCGCCTCGGGCCGGCCCCGCAGGCCGGCGAGGAGGGTCTCGACGGTCTCGCGGACCATCGGTTCGAGCCCGGCGACCCAGCGGGGGGTGAAGGCCTGGCTCACCAGTCCCCGCAGGTTGCGGTGGCGGGGCGGGTCCATCCAGGTGAGGTTGCCCGTGCGGTAGAGGCGCATCGGCGAGTCGTCTGACATGGGCCGCACCACGGCGTTGGAGAAGGCGCCGTGCTGGGCGAGCACCTCCTTGACCTCCGGGTAGCCGAAGACGTGCCAGCCTCCGTTGCCCGGGGCCCGGGTGACCGGGTCGCGGGCGCGCAGCCAGTCGGTCAGTTCGGCCTCGTCGGCCGGCGGCGGCGTCCACACGCTCGTCGTCACGCTCATGCTCCCTCGGTTGCGACCGGTGTGAGGTGTTCGGCGACCCACGCGTCCGTGTAGACGGTGTCGGCGTACGGTTCGCCGCTGTCGGCGCACAGGAACGCCACCACCGGCTCCGGTCCGGTGTGCCCGTCGAAGTGACGGGTGATCGCGGCGTAGACGCAGCCGGTGGAGCCGCCCGCGTAGATGCCGTGGTCGCGCAGCAGGGCCCGGCAGCCGGCCACCTCGTCCCGCTCGGAGAGCACGACCACCTTTCTGATCCAGGCGTCGTCGATGAGCGGCGGACGGATGCTGGAGCCGATGCCCGGGATGCGTCGGCGGGCCGGCGGGGCGCCGAAGATCGCCGAGCCCTCGACGTCGACGGCGACCACGGCGGCCTCCGGGTGTTCCTCGCCGAGCCGGCGGGAGAGCCCGTTGACCGTCGCGCCGGTGCCGACCCCGACGAAGAGGTAGTCGATCCGGCCGACGTCCTCGAGCAGTTCCCGCGCGGTCAGCTCGTAGTGGCCGCGCGCGCCGTCCGGATTGGAGTACTGGTCCGGCCAGTACACGTCCGACAGCTCCGTGCGCAGCTCGGCGACCCGGGCGAGCCGGCTCAGCAGGTAGCCGCCGGCGCCGTCCGGCTCGGTGACCTTCTCCACCCGTGCGCACAGCCGCCGCAGCGTCCGCTCGGTGGCCGCGTTCACGTGGGGGTCCAGCACCGGCACGAACGGCACGTCCAGCTCGTTCAGAAACGATGCGAGGGCGAGCGCGAAGTTCCCGGAGGACGATTCGACCACCGTGGTGGTCGAGGTGATCTCGCCGCGCCGTACCGCCTCCCGGAGGATCCAGATCGCGGCTCGGTCCTTCGCGCTCCCCGTCCGGTTCTCCGACTCCATCTTGGCGTAGAGCCGGATGCCCGGGTGAGGCAGCCGCACGACCGGGGTCCTGGGCAGGTCGCCCAGGAGCGCGTCCACCCGGTCGAGCAACTGCCGGTCTACGGGTCCTTGGTCACCGTGCGCAGACACGGAAGCCCATGTCGTAGCAGCTGTAGTCGGGCAGGTTGTAGATCCGCACCCAGGCCAGGCAGCCGCGGGGGTTGCAGTTGTTGTAGAAGGAGCCGCCGCGGATCACGCCGAGCGAGATCGAGCCCGCCTTCGTCTTGATGACCCGCCCCGGCTTGTTCTCGTCGTACGGGTAGTGGTGGAAGGCGCTGGAGGTGATCTCCCAGACGTTGCCGGTGAGGTCCGCGTTGCCGTACGGGCCGGCCGCCTTCGGGTAGGCGTCGACGGGGGTGGTGTCGGCGACGTTCATGGTGTGGTTGCAGTGCTCGGCGGTGGGCTCCTCGTTGCCCCACGGGTAGGCGCGGGCGTCGGTGCCGCGCGCGGCCTTCTCCCACTCGGCCTCGGTGGGCAGCCGGGTGCCGGACCACTCGCAGTAGGCGAGGCAGTCGTAGGAGCTGACGTGGGTGACCGGGTGGTCGTCCTTGCCCTCCACGGTGGAGCCCGCACCGCGGGGGGTGCGCCAGGTGACGCCGTCGACCTCCTTCCACAGGTAGTCCTGGTCGGGGACGACGACGGCGGGGTCGCCGATCCAGACCCAGCTCTTGCCCTTCTTCTCCGCGTCGGTCACATGGCCGGTCGCCTCGACGAAGCGGCGGAAGTCGGCGACGGTGACCGGGTACCTGGCCATGCGGAACTCGGCCACGTCGACCTGGTGCTCGGGCGAGGCCGCCCGTCGCTTGCCGTCGTGCCGCAGCTCGTCGGAGCCCATGGTGAAGGGGCCGCCGGGGACGGTGACCCAGTAGTCCGCGGGGAACGTCTCGGCGGGGATCAGTTCTGCCGTCACCTCGGTCACGGATTCTCCTTCGTCGTTGTGGATGCGGCCGGAACGGGCCGGCCGTCGAGGTAGTAGCGCCATACGGTGGACAGCGGAGCGCCGCCGCAGCGCAGCAGCCGGTCGTGGAAGGCCTTCAGGTCGGCGGCCGAGTCGCGGACGCCGGCCAGCTCGCGCCACCGTCGGATGTGCAGTTTGCCGAGCGTGTACATGGCTCCGGCCGGGTTGGCGACCACGGCCAGCACCTCGCGGCCGGCGCGCTCGGGCGACCACGCGCACAGCGTGGCGGCCTCGGCGGCGGCAGCGCCGAACTTCTTCCGTCCGGAGTGGACGGAGAGGAACATCAGCAGGCGGGCGGCGGCCTCCAGCGCGAAGCGCAGGGCGGCGACCTCGACGAGCGGGCGGCCCTCGGCGAGGCCGCGCTCGATCGCCAGTTCCTCGGTGTAGTGGGCCCATCCCTCGGTGGTCCCGGGGAACCACGGCACGCACCTGCGGATCACGCCGGCGTGCTCGGGAGCGGCCTCGTGGTGCAGGTAGTGGCCGGGGACGACCTCGTGCACGGCGATCATCTCGAGCATCGGCTCGTTGAGGTAGTCGCGCAGTGCGGCGGGGTCGCGCGGCTCGGGGACGTGCAGCACGTGCGGCTGCGGCACCGTCTCGAGCGGTCCGGCGTGGTCGAACACGACCGCCGCGGAGGTCGACGCGTCGCGGGCGGGCCGGATGTCGAGACCGTACCGGCTGGTGAGGGTGACGACGTCCTGCTCGGCCCAGAACTCCCGCAGCCGCTCGATGATCCCCGACAGCGCGGTGACCACCGATCCGGCCGGGAGCTGTGCGCTCAGCAGTGCGTACGCCTCCTGCCGGCCGCGCACGCCCAGCCGTGCGGCGAGCGCGTCGAGGCGGGCGACCAGCTGCTGCACCTCGGCCTCGACCTCCGCGAGCAGCTCGTCCACCGGCGTGTCGACCCCTTCGGCCGCCTCGAGGTAGGCGGCGAGCAGGTCGGGGCCGAAGATCGCACGGACCGGCTCGGTGGCCGCGACCTCGGCCGCGAAGCCGGTGAACGCGGCGCTCGCCGAGCCGGCCAGCTCCAGGAGAGAGCTGTCGGCCGCTTCCGGCCGCCGTGCGACGAGCTGGGCGACGGTGTTCGCGACGGACGCCGCGCGGGCTCTGGCGTTCTCGATGCCGCTGATGCGCTCGCCCGCCGGCAGAGTGCCGCCGAGCGTCTTCGCCGCGGCGCCGAGGAAGTCCGGCAGCTGCGCGAGGTGACGCGACAGCGCCGCGACGCGCTCGTCCAGCGGTGCGTACTCGCCCCGCAGGTAGACGTGCACGTCGGCCTCGGCGAGCCAGAGGTCGGGCCCGCGGTGGGCCCGGCCGAGCTCGGCGATGCGGAACCGCTCGTCGGTGAGGACCCGCATCGCCGTGCCGAGGTCCGCTCGCACCTCCGCGTCCGCGTCCCCCGGCAGGGCGTCGAGCTGCGCGCGGACCGCGGTCAGCAGACCGTCCACATCGGACGGAGCGTCGGGCACGACGTCAGGCAGCCGGGCGTCGAATGCGTGACAGCCCGCCCGCCTGCCCACCTGCGGATATCGCTCGAAAACATAGTCGACGACAGCGGAAACGGAATTCTGGGCAGCAGACGTCATTTCACTTTTCTCAGAGAGCAGCGAGCCAACGGCGCGCAGGAATGGACGTGAAGTACCCGTTCATGGAATGCGAGACGGATTCGTCCGGCTAGGCCGTTTCAGCGCCCGGGCTCGGCTCGATGACTTCGCCGTCCTCGCCGTAGACCAATTCGTCGTCGAGGCTGGCCAGCATATTGCGAAGCTCCTCCGGGGACATGGCCTTCAGTTCGTCGGCGTCCACCAGCTGTGAGAGTACCATTCGACTTCCCTGTGTGATGAGAGATCCGGCATTGTCGAGGGCCTCGCGCACGCTCTTCGGGCGCATGTCGGTCCATACGCTTTCGATGTGGTCGAGGCATTCCTTGCGGGGGCGGGGGTCGCCCACCGCCGTCCAGCCGCCCGGCAGATCGCGGACCGCCGGCCAAATCGAGTACTGCTCCTCGCCGTTTACCACCACTAGGTATTGGGCGTTCTCGTCGTCGAACATCAGATTAGAGGTCCCATACAGTCGTTCCCGATTGGGGAGAGGCGGGATGCACTATCGGCAGGAGTCACTGCTGGATATTCAACTGCCACCCATCCAGGCGGTCCGGAAATTCATTCTCAGCAGTTCGACGGGATTCAAGCTAGGTCAGGCCGATTACGAGTGTCAAGAAACCGTGATTGCCTGCACACCCAATGAACGGAACAGCAACGTTCGTTGTCGGCGGGCGAGACGGGTGGTCAACGCAGGCCGCACGCGGTCGCCCTTGACCATAGGGCCGGACCTGGGAATCCTCGGACCCCGATAGAGGCGCTTCGTAAGCCGAAGGAACAAAAGGCCGGAGCGATCGCAGCCGTTGAACTCACTGCGCCCGCACAATCCGGAAGATTACGAGCCGGGCAGAAACCGTCCAAGCGGCGCCGCCCGAACATGAGCTGTTCTCGAAGTGGTCACCGCACACTGTTCGACCGACGCCGCGCTCCACTTGGACAGCAGCCGACGCGGAAGACGATAGGAGATGTCAGTGACAACGACGGCCCAAACGGTCCCTGTGGACGTGCGGACCGAGCTGAGCCCCGAGGAGTTCCGCGCCGTGTACCTGGGGCGCCGGCCGGTGGTGATGCGCGGCGCGGCCGCCCACCTGCCCGCGGTGTCCACCTGGTCGGCCGCCCATCTCGCCAAGGCGGCCCCCGACCAGCAGGTACGCGTCAAGGTCGGCACCGTCTCCGCGGGTCGCACCGCTGTCGTCCGCCTCGCCGACTACGCCCGCGAACTCGCGGAGTGGGAAGCCGAGGTCGCCAGGGGAGACGACCCCGGCGATCCGCCCGGCTATCTGCACGACGTGCCGCTGCTGTCGATGATCCCGGAGCTGCGCCGCGACCTCGAGCCGTTCCCCGCCGACTACTTCCCGCCGTTCTTCCGCGACCAGTGGTGGAAGTTTACGCAGTTCTTCGTCGGACCCTCGCGTGCGGTGACCCCGCTGCACTTCGACACCCTGCTCACCCACAACCTGTTCTTCCAGGTGCACGGGTCCAAGCAGTTCGTCATGGTGGCCGACGCCGAACGGGACAGGTGCTACACCTACAACTGGCGGTGGGCCGCGGTCGACCCGGACGCCCCGGACCTCGACCGGTACCCGCTCTTCCGTGACGCGACGGTCCTGACGGCCGACGTCCAGGCGGGCGACGTCTTCTACATGCCGCCCGGGACGCTGCACAAAGTCACCTCCCCCGGCGCGTCGATCTCGTTCAACATCGACTGGCACGACCGCGCCAGCGCGCTGCGCGGCGTCGCCGCGGTACGCGAGGGCATGCCGCTGAAGAACCTCCGCTACAACCTGCTGTTCGCGCTCGGGGTCGTCGCCGGCCTGCCGCGTGGCCTGCTGCTGCCGGGACTGCGCTCGTACTACTCCTACATCTCTTAGTGAAGGCCGGCCTACGGTCGCGCTACTCCTCTCATAGGGAAGGGGCTTCCATGAGCATCTTCGACCAGCACGAGTCGAACGTGCGGTCCTACAGCAGGCGCTGGCCGGTCGTCTTCTCCCGGGCGACCGGCAGCCACCTGCACTCCGAGGAAGGCCGAAGCTGGCTCGACTTCTTCGCCGGGGCCGGCTCACTGAACTACGGGCACAACAACCCGGTGCTCAAGCGGGCGCTGCTGGACTACGTCGCCAACGACGGCGTCACCCACGCGCTCGACATGTTCACCACCGCGCGGCACGACCTGCTCGAGACGCTCGTCGAGGTGGTGCTGCAGCCGCGGGGCCTGGACCACAAGGTGATCTTTCCGGGGCCGGGCGGCGCCAACGCCGTCGAGGCGGCCCTGAAGCTGGCCCGCACGGTCACCGGCCGCAGCGAGGTCGTGCACTTCACCAACTCCTTCCACGGCGCGACGCTCGGCGCGCTCGCGGTCACGGGCAATCCCTCGCACCGCCGCTCCGCCGGCGTGCCGCTCACCGGCGCGACCCCGGTGCCGTTCGACGGCGAGGACGGGCTCACCCACCCGGAGCACCTGGCGCGGCTCCTGGCCAACCCCGGCAGCGGGCTGGACCGGCCGGCCGCGGTGATCGTGGAGACCGTGCAGGCCGAGGGCGGGGTGAACGTGGCGAGCGCCGAGTGGCTGCGCGCGCTCGCGGATCTGTGCCGGCAGCACGAGATCCTGCTGATCGTCGACGACATCCAGGCGGGCTGCGGACGGACCGGCCCCTTCTTCAGCTTCGAGGACGCGGGCATCGTCCCGGACCTCGTCTGCCTGTCGAAGTCGATCGGCGGATACGGGCTGCCGCTCGCGCTCACCCTGGTCCGGCCGGAGCTGGACGTGTGGCAGCCGGGCGCCCACAGCGGCACCTTCCGCGGCGTGAACCCGGCGTTCGTCACCGCGACGGCGGCGCTGCACACCTACTGGCGGGACGACGCGCTGGAGAAGTCGACGCGCTCCAGGGGCGAGTGGATCGGGAACGCGCTCCAGGACATCGTCAACACCCACCCCGGCGCGGGCCTGTCCGCCCGCGGCCGCGGCCTCATCCACGGTCTGGTGGTCGGCGCGGGGCTGGCCGACGCGGTCGCCGATCAGGCGTTCGCGCGGGGCCTGCTGGTGGAGACCGCCGGTCCGCGGGACGAGGTCGTCAAGCTGCTGCCGCCGCTGACGGCCTCCGACGCGGAGCTGGCCGAGGGGCTCGCGATCCTCGAGACGTCCGTGCACGCGGTGATCGAACGGGCCGCATGAGCCCGAACACGACCGTCCATCCGTCAGTCCGTCCGTCCGTCAGTCCGCTAGTGAACCGAGACAGGAATCTGCCGATGACCTCGCAGAACATCGACCAAGTGCGCGGCCTGCCGCACACCCCGACGCTACGGGGAGCACGCTGATGGCGGAGGGAAAGGGCAGCGGCAAGCGGCGCGCCCTGGCTGAAGCGCTGGCGCCGCTCTCGATACGGGAGTTCCGCATCCTGTGGACCGGGCAGGCCGTGTCGGCCGCCGGCGGCGGGATGACCAAGGTTGCGCTGATCTTCGCCGTGCTGGCGGTGGACGGCACGGTCACCGACATCGGGCTCGTGATGACCGCGCAGGTCCTGACGCAGATCCTCTTCACACTGGCCGGCGGGGTGTGGGCGGACCGGCTGCGCCGCCAGTTCCTGATGCTGGCATCCGACCTGATCCGCGCGGCCGCACAACTGGTGCTGGCCGTTCTCCTCCTGTCCGGCGACGCCCAGGTGTGGCATCTGGCCGCCGGCGCCTCGATCTTCGGCGCCGCCCAGGCGTTCTTCGGCCCGGCGTCCAGAGGCCTGATGGCGGAGATCACGCCACCGGAACAGCTCCAGCGCGCCAACGCGCTGATGACCTTCAGCACCAGCGCCTCCACGGTGCTGAGCCCGGTGCTGGCCGGCCTGGTGATCGTGTGGTGGGGGCCGGGGCTGGTGCTGGCCGTGGACGCTGTCACGTTCGTCGTGAGCGCCGTGTCGCTGGCGATGCTGCGGCTGCCCCCGCGCACCATCCCCGCGCCCGAGTCGTTCTGGCGCGACCTGGGCACCGGCTGGCGCGAGTTCGCCGTACGACGGTGGCTGTGGCTCAACCTGATGGTGCACATGCTGCAGAACCTCGCGGTCGCGGCGTACTACGTGCTCGGCCCGGCGATCGCGGACGAGTCGCTCGGCGGACCGTCCGCCTGGGGCGTCATCGTCGCGGGCTTCGCGGCCGGCGCCATCGCGGGCGGGTTCATCGCGCTGAAGCTGGAGCCGGGCAGGCCGCTGATCGTCGGCAACCTCGCGCTGGCCCTGACCGCGCTGCCGCTGCTGGCCTTCGCGGTGCCGTTGCCCCTGTGGGCCGTGGTGGGCGCGGCGTTCCTCAGCGGCGCGGCGACCCTGTTCCTCGACGCCCTGTGGCAGGCGTCGATGCAGCAGCTGATCCCCGCGGAGGTGATGTCGCGGGTCGAGTCCTACGACTGGCTGATCTCCACGATCGCCGCACCCCTCGGCCTCGCCCTGGTGGGCCCGCTGGCCTCCCAGACCGGGCAGGCCCAGACCCTGCTGATCGCCGCCGCGATGATCGTCATCCCGTGCAGTCTCACCCCGCTGGTGCCCGGCATCCGCGCGGTCCGGCGCGCTCCCGACGGCCGCATCACCGGCCCGACCCCCACCCCGACCCCCCAGCAGCCCGCCCACGTGTGAGACGACGAACGAGGAGCCATGACCGACGGACAGGGTGAGTGGATCCGCCGTTACCGGGCCGCGCCCGAGGCGGCGGTACAGGTGGTGTGCCTCCCGCACGCCGGCGGGTCCGCGAGCTACTTCCGGCCGATGGCGAGGGCGCTGTTCCCCACGGTCGAGGTGCTGGCGGTGCAGTATCCCGGAAGGATGGACCGCGTCAACGAACCGTGCGTCGACGACTTCGCGGAGCTGACCGAGCGCACGCTCGCCGCGGTGCGTCGCGAACTGGACAGGCCGGTGGCGCTGTTCGGGCACAGCATGGGCGCGCTGCTGGCGTTCGAGGTGGCCAAGCGTCTGGAGGCCGACGGGGTCGAGCCGCTGGCGCTGTTCGCGTCGGGGGCGCGGCCGCCGGGCCGGCCGCTCCCCCGGCACGCCCACACGGCGACCGACGAGGAGCTGATCGCGGAGCTCGTCGCACTGGACGGCACCGACGAACGGCTGCTGGACAACGAGGACATGCGCGTGCTGGTGCTGTCCGCGCTGCGCGCGGACTACCGGATGCTGGACTCCTACCGATGCGACGGCCCCACGGTGGCGTGCCCGGTCGTGTCCCTGACCGGCGACGACGACCCCGTCGTGTCGATCGACGACGCGGCCGCGTGGGCGAGCCACACCGTCGGCCGGTCCGACCTGCACGTCTTTCCCGGCGGGCACTTCTACCTCGACGACCACTGGGCCGACGTGGGCGAGGTGCTCACGACCCGGCTCGGGACGCACCTCCCGACGCGGACGGGCTGACGACACCTGTCGTCAGCCCGTCCGCGCGTCTGTCGTCGATATGCCGGCCGGCCGACCTCGGCGGTCGGCCGGCCCACCTCAGCGGTCGACCTGCCACGCGGGCTTCGCGAGGATCTCCAGGACGGCGCAGCCGAAGGCGAACCCGGTGGAGTCGCCCAGCATGACGACCCGGTCCCCTACCTCCGCGGCCCCCGTCTCCAGCAGGTGGGTGAGCCCGACGAACGAGTCGCCGCCACTGGTGAGATGGCCGACCGTGCGTCCCAGGTCCCACGTCGTGCACGCGTCGTCGATCTCGAACTCGGCGCAGAAGTCGCGGTCGACCAGGAACCGCCCGGTGTACGGCAGGAGCCAGTGCCTGATGTCGCCGGCCCCGACCCCGGCGTCGGCGAGCACCGCCCGCACGCAGTCGCGTTTGGCTTCGGTCATCGTCCGCATCATCGACATGACGCGCTTGCGCTGCGCCTGGCGGTACTCCTTGCGGTCGTCGAACTGAGCGGGGTCGAGTGCGGTCAGTCCGCTGAACCTGCCGTCACCGACGATCTCGGTGGCGAGGAGCCGCGCGACGCCCTCCCCTCGGTCCAGCACCATGGCGGTGGCGCCGTCGGCGGGCACGCCGCCCTGGTCGTCGTGGTAGCGGTCGCCCTCGCGCGCGTACTTGTCCGCCGAGGTCAGCACGGCCGCACTGCCCGCGGAGACGTACATCGCGCCGAGCTCCAGCGACGCGATCGCGCCGTTGCAGCCCTGCC
This window of the Streptomyces sp. NBC_01275 genome carries:
- a CDS encoding DUF885 family protein codes for the protein MTSAAQNSVSAVVDYVFERYPQVGRRAGCHAFDARLPDVVPDAPSDVDGLLTAVRAQLDALPGDADAEVRADLGTAMRVLTDERFRIAELGRAHRGPDLWLAEADVHVYLRGEYAPLDERVAALSRHLAQLPDFLGAAAKTLGGTLPAGERISGIENARARAASVANTVAQLVARRPEAADSSLLELAGSASAAFTGFAAEVAATEPVRAIFGPDLLAAYLEAAEGVDTPVDELLAEVEAEVQQLVARLDALAARLGVRGRQEAYALLSAQLPAGSVVTALSGIIERLREFWAEQDVVTLTSRYGLDIRPARDASTSAAVVFDHAGPLETVPQPHVLHVPEPRDPAALRDYLNEPMLEMIAVHEVVPGHYLHHEAAPEHAGVIRRCVPWFPGTTEGWAHYTEELAIERGLAEGRPLVEVAALRFALEAAARLLMFLSVHSGRKKFGAAAAEAATLCAWSPERAGREVLAVVANPAGAMYTLGKLHIRRWRELAGVRDSAADLKAFHDRLLRCGGAPLSTVWRYYLDGRPVPAASTTTKENP
- a CDS encoding thioesterase II family protein; the protein is MTDGQGEWIRRYRAAPEAAVQVVCLPHAGGSASYFRPMARALFPTVEVLAVQYPGRMDRVNEPCVDDFAELTERTLAAVRRELDRPVALFGHSMGALLAFEVAKRLEADGVEPLALFASGARPPGRPLPRHAHTATDEELIAELVALDGTDERLLDNEDMRVLVLSALRADYRMLDSYRCDGPTVACPVVSLTGDDDPVVSIDDAAAWASHTVGRSDLHVFPGGHFYLDDHWADVGEVLTTRLGTHLPTRTG
- a CDS encoding ketoacyl-ACP synthase III family protein is translated as MQWGDVYVRSCAVALGDREPVEAPVAAGRYDPAIREAHGYESIAVAGSGCAADMAVDAARVAIARSAVAPADIGVFVHAYVDEQGPAGVTEPASYVQGMAHDGRARALGLRQGCNGAIASLELGAMYVSAGSAAVLTSADKYAREGDRYHDDQGGVPADGATAMVLDRGEGVARLLATEIVGDGRFSGLTALDPAQFDDRKEYRQAQRKRVMSMMRTMTEAKRDCVRAVLADAGVGAGDIRHWLLPYTGRFLVDRDFCAEFEIDDACTTWDLGRTVGHLTSGGDSFVGLTHLLETGAAEVGDRVVMLGDSTGFAFGCAVLEILAKPAWQVDR
- a CDS encoding pyridoxal-phosphate dependent enzyme → MSAHGDQGPVDRQLLDRVDALLGDLPRTPVVRLPHPGIRLYAKMESENRTGSAKDRAAIWILREAVRRGEITSTTTVVESSSGNFALALASFLNELDVPFVPVLDPHVNAATERTLRRLCARVEKVTEPDGAGGYLLSRLARVAELRTELSDVYWPDQYSNPDGARGHYELTARELLEDVGRIDYLFVGVGTGATVNGLSRRLGEEHPEAAVVAVDVEGSAIFGAPPARRRIPGIGSSIRPPLIDDAWIRKVVVLSERDEVAGCRALLRDHGIYAGGSTGCVYAAITRHFDGHTGPEPVVAFLCADSGEPYADTVYTDAWVAEHLTPVATEGA
- a CDS encoding SUMF1/EgtB/PvdO family nonheme iron enzyme, producing the protein MTEVTAELIPAETFPADYWVTVPGGPFTMGSDELRHDGKRRAASPEHQVDVAEFRMARYPVTVADFRRFVEATGHVTDAEKKGKSWVWIGDPAVVVPDQDYLWKEVDGVTWRTPRGAGSTVEGKDDHPVTHVSSYDCLAYCEWSGTRLPTEAEWEKAARGTDARAYPWGNEEPTAEHCNHTMNVADTTPVDAYPKAAGPYGNADLTGNVWEITSSAFHHYPYDENKPGRVIKTKAGSISLGVIRGGSFYNNCNPRGCLAWVRIYNLPDYSCYDMGFRVCAR
- a CDS encoding MFS transporter, coding for MAEGKGSGKRRALAEALAPLSIREFRILWTGQAVSAAGGGMTKVALIFAVLAVDGTVTDIGLVMTAQVLTQILFTLAGGVWADRLRRQFLMLASDLIRAAAQLVLAVLLLSGDAQVWHLAAGASIFGAAQAFFGPASRGLMAEITPPEQLQRANALMTFSTSASTVLSPVLAGLVIVWWGPGLVLAVDAVTFVVSAVSLAMLRLPPRTIPAPESFWRDLGTGWREFAVRRWLWLNLMVHMLQNLAVAAYYVLGPAIADESLGGPSAWGVIVAGFAAGAIAGGFIALKLEPGRPLIVGNLALALTALPLLAFAVPLPLWAVVGAAFLSGAATLFLDALWQASMQQLIPAEVMSRVESYDWLISTIAAPLGLALVGPLASQTGQAQTLLIAAAMIVIPCSLTPLVPGIRAVRRAPDGRITGPTPTPTPQQPAHV
- a CDS encoding cupin-like domain-containing protein, with the translated sequence MTTTAQTVPVDVRTELSPEEFRAVYLGRRPVVMRGAAAHLPAVSTWSAAHLAKAAPDQQVRVKVGTVSAGRTAVVRLADYARELAEWEAEVARGDDPGDPPGYLHDVPLLSMIPELRRDLEPFPADYFPPFFRDQWWKFTQFFVGPSRAVTPLHFDTLLTHNLFFQVHGSKQFVMVADAERDRCYTYNWRWAAVDPDAPDLDRYPLFRDATVLTADVQAGDVFYMPPGTLHKVTSPGASISFNIDWHDRASALRGVAAVREGMPLKNLRYNLLFALGVVAGLPRGLLLPGLRSYYSYIS
- a CDS encoding cytochrome P450; translation: MTTSVWTPPPADEAELTDWLRARDPVTRAPGNGGWHVFGYPEVKEVLAQHGAFSNAVVRPMSDDSPMRLYRTGNLTWMDPPRHRNLRGLVSQAFTPRWVAGLEPMVRETVETLLAGLRGRPEAAYVREFASPVVATVIARMLGIPDKGQQLFQQWSRSLLALADPSAEGNGLQKVLTLTQVAEAYLHRFVAQRRAAPTDDLTSKLIAAEIDGERLGDDEIAGLVALLMSTGQAATITLVNAMIVLGRHPEAVAALRARPELLDSAIDEVMRYRSETTRVERRTVRDVVIGGHEIPAGQSVSVWIAAANRDPRVFENPHVFDIERSHNPHIAFGHGIHYCLGAPLARLEIRIALRELLDSTLDFAIDPAGTRLLDPRLMFGASEATVRFTWKEKQ
- a CDS encoding MbtH family NRPS accessory protein; amino-acid sequence: MFDDENAQYLVVVNGEEQYSIWPAVRDLPGGWTAVGDPRPRKECLDHIESVWTDMRPKSVREALDNAGSLITQGSRMVLSQLVDADELKAMSPEELRNMLASLDDELVYGEDGEVIEPSPGAETA
- the ectB gene encoding diaminobutyrate--2-oxoglutarate transaminase — encoded protein: MSIFDQHESNVRSYSRRWPVVFSRATGSHLHSEEGRSWLDFFAGAGSLNYGHNNPVLKRALLDYVANDGVTHALDMFTTARHDLLETLVEVVLQPRGLDHKVIFPGPGGANAVEAALKLARTVTGRSEVVHFTNSFHGATLGALAVTGNPSHRRSAGVPLTGATPVPFDGEDGLTHPEHLARLLANPGSGLDRPAAVIVETVQAEGGVNVASAEWLRALADLCRQHEILLIVDDIQAGCGRTGPFFSFEDAGIVPDLVCLSKSIGGYGLPLALTLVRPELDVWQPGAHSGTFRGVNPAFVTATAALHTYWRDDALEKSTRSRGEWIGNALQDIVNTHPGAGLSARGRGLIHGLVVGAGLADAVADQAFARGLLVETAGPRDEVVKLLPPLTASDAELAEGLAILETSVHAVIERAA